The Argentina anserina chromosome 3, drPotAnse1.1, whole genome shotgun sequence genome includes a region encoding these proteins:
- the LOC126786543 gene encoding defensin-like protein 1: protein MEVSMRMFSTLFVTLLLLLATGIMGPIAMVSLVNARTCETLSNTFHGICLSDRNCESVCDTEGFTGGDCRGFRRRCFCTRQC from the exons ATGGAGGTTTCCATGCGTATGTTTTCAACTCTCTTTGtcaccctcctcctccttttgGCTACTG GGATTATGGGGCCTATTGCAATGGTTTCTCTTGTTAATGCTAGGACGTGTGAAACTCTCAGCAACACGTTCCACGGAATTTGCTTGAGCGATAGAAACTGTGAATCTGTATGCGATACTGAGGGTTTCACTGGAGGTGACTGCCGTGGCTTTCGCCGTAGATGCTTCTGCACTCGACAGTGTTAG